TTTCTGATTTTGCTGGGTATCATAGTTGAGACACTGTGGAACtgtgggaaaggctgcaggTCCCTAAATCAGGCTTTTTCTCACTTGACAGACACAAGGAAAGGACAAATTTTGGCCTTTAGGACCAACAGGGGAGTTTGCTGGTGAGTGGGCAAATATAAAAATCTCCCAGTGGACAGAACACTCCTACACCACTCTGCTTTGTATTCTCCTTAAAAACCATTTACAGAAACAGAGGCTTTGCAGCTTTATAAGTGTCCCAGGTTGGTTTATAGATGAAATATTAAGGGATGCACACCGGGGCAGAAGGCAGGACTTACACACTGCCCGAGCTTCCTCCTCGTGCTGAGGAAGGAGTTGGCAATGCTGCTGATTTTCCTGTTCACAAACGAGTCCTCGGTGCTGCAGTGCTTGAAAACCTTGTCCACGTAGAAGGTGAAGAGCTGATAAGTGATGCAGCATCTGTCTGAAGACTTAGAAAATGAATTTAATGACTAAAAGTTCTTCGAAAGGGGTGtgacctgcagctgctctctaGGATAAAGCATCTCTGACAGGAAGCTCGTGgtagctgagcacagcaggacagtTTGATTCAGGGAAAGCTTCTTCAGTGGTACTCGATTGAAGCTGATAAAATAGATGGGAAATCATTTTAGGCTGATTTTCCAGGAGATCCATCCTCAGCAAATCTCACAAAATGAAACCAGCTGATTTTGCAGCTGGGTATCAGGGGCTGACATCCGGACAGCGACTCCTGCCCAGGGCTTTGGGGTGTGAGAAAGCTGAAAATTTATGATAGATTTTTATGATTTATGATGGATTGCACTTCACTGCTTTTGGATCCTGGGAGGGCTCCCCAGCCAGGACCACCTACCTTGACCTTGTGCAGGGAGTGAGGGTGGGACAGGATGCTCAGGGTCCGAATGGGGTCTCTGGATTGCTGTGGAGAGGACAGAGATGggcatggagctgctggctccagaggggccccaggagctgccaggggctcccccagccccccaaaGCCTGGGAAATACTCACAATATTGGCTTTAATTGCTGTGAAGCCAGCCCTGATCTCTGTCATGCTCATGGAAACCCTGCAGGCTCCAAAGTGGAAGATTTTGTCCCCAGCTGATGGCATCAAATTcacccagcaggacacagagaagAGGCAGAGGAACAGGGGGGATCCTCTCATATCAGCTGCCTAGGAAACCTGCCCAAGGAAGAGATTATTCCTCCTTATTTTCCTAAATAACACAACTGTGATCCATGTGAAAAtacacacattttatttcaaacttGTACATCTGTATTAAAAACCCCGTACTCATTACTATCTCTTACCCATTTCTTCTTTGCTCCCCgtgagcaagagaaaaaaaatcaaataactGAACAgctcaaaaagaaaatgaaaaagaaataaaacatcagtTAAAATGCATCTAAATAAACAGAGTTCTTCTGAAAAGATGATATCAGAAAACATGGATTTGCCCTTGGAGGGATCTGGGCTGTTAATCCCCCCCCagatcccagctgctgcctggaattGCAGCAAAAGTTTtgctggaagcagaggaagtggcagcattcccagtgaaattaaatttttaagtcTAATGACACAAAAGCAACAGGAGGTAACTGAGTGAAAGTAACAGATCCCAAAGTCTTATCCCAAAAGAAACCAGCTTCCCTCTGGAACAGCATAAATCAAACACAAGTTGTGTTAGCACTGAAAATTAAgattattaatgaaaaaaatatttcagagataGGAACACAAGGAAATACCCAAAAGGACATAGAGCAAAGGGATAAATTCAGTATCTTACCTTGCTCTGCGGTGTGGGCTCACCTCTCACCTACGTCTGGCCTGGAGAGCTCCAAAGGAGGCGTTTTTATCCCGGTACCAGGAGGAAATAACTCTTGGATTaacttttgggatttttcttgcttttcccaGCACGTATTTCCCTTTGTAATTTGCTGAATTAATGAGCTCGTGCAAGGGACCAGCTCTCTCTCCCACAGGTGTTTCCCTCACCTACGGAGGCGGGAACTCTGGCATCACTGCGTGGGTTTTCTTTTGGGAAGAGGGATGTGAAATCCCAAAATTAGGGACCATCCTTGGGGTCACATccccaaaacctccaaaacCTGGAGCAATGCTGGCAATCCCCTCCTGGAgaggggctgttcccagctgcccACAGTTGGAATGTGGGAAGCTCAGGGGCATCACCCCACAAGATGCCAGTGGTCCCAACACTCCAGGACTTCTGGCAATGTGTCaaggacatattttatgaaaaatgcttttgctaGGAtctttctcctgagaagctgagaagcctcagagaaaaagaaaaacaataattatcttCTGCTGTGGAATGGcacaggtgcatctgtgattggtctcatgtggttgtttttaattaatgaccaatcaaaGGTCCAGCTGGATCAGGACTCTGGTCaatcacaagattttattatcattccattcctttcctttgctagccttctgatgaaatcctttcttctattcttttagtagagttttagtacattattttctgttaatagaatataatatatatcataaaataataaatcagcctcctgaaacatggagtttccctctcttccctcgtcctgggacccctgtgaacaccaccacagcaaTGGACCTGGTGGAACTGGTGAAACTCAAGTCCAGGGTTTTCTCCATCATTGTCCTGGCACAAGTGGCCTTTCCCTGCCACTTTCAGGGAATTCTGATCCCAAATTCAAGGAATCCTACTACCAGGTGCAGGGAATGCTGTTCCAAatctcctcagctcctggaCACTTCTCCATCCTGTGTCCATGGTGTTGGAGACACACAGAAACACGAGGTTGGGGGTTTGGAGGACACAGCTCCCCCCCTGCTGTCAGAAGAAGTGGTTTCCAGGCTCAGAGGGGGTTTTAGGTACTCAGCCCAAATCTGCCACCCTGCAGAAGGACAGAAATTCCAATGTCACCTTCCCAAGCCCCCAGCCCAGTGGCACAGTGACATCCGTGACCATCTCACCAcgagccctccctgctgagcaaAAGCAGCAGACACATTCTCCTCCCAGCACTtcagccccagcctgtccccagggaaCCCAGATTTGTCAGCTGAGGCTCACTGTCACACggatgtggcagtgctggtgcaAACCCCAGGCCcctgtgctgtggtttggaCATTCCTGCAGCCCCTTGGGAGAGAGCTTCATTCAGTCTGCAAACAAAAACGTGCAGCTAAATAAACTCCCTGGAGTTTCTGGGACCAGGAGGGACGGCCAGCTGGACTTGGAGGGCACTGGGGTGGCAAAGTCACCCCTCTAATGCCAGAggcagcctctggagcaggttcCTGCAGGGACCAGCAGCCCCAGCGTGTCCCTGTTGCAATGAGCCTTGTGCCTGTGggccagggctgtcctgcacgGATCTGCTG
The genomic region above belongs to Molothrus ater isolate BHLD 08-10-18 breed brown headed cowbird chromosome 25, BPBGC_Mater_1.1, whole genome shotgun sequence and contains:
- the LOC118696184 gene encoding interleukin-20-like, whose translation is MRGSPLFLCLFSVSCWVNLMPSAGDKIFHFGACRVSMSMTEIRAGFTAIKANIQSRDPIRTLSILSHPHSLHKVKSSDRCCITYQLFTFYVDKVFKHCSTEDSFVNRKISSIANSFLSTRRKLGQCREQNNCLCGEESTEKFRQILANYEGLNVTSAAMKSLGELDILLDWMEKSR